GTGCGCAGCGGAGCCGATGGACAGCGAGCATCCGCTGTACGTGCTGTACACCTCGGGCACCACCGGTAAACCGAAGGGCGTGGTGCACACCACCGGCGGTTACATGACGCAGGTGCTGGCGACGATGCGCTGGGTCTTTGATTTAAAGGACGAGGATGTTTACTGGTGCACCGCGGACGTCGGATGGGTGACGGGACATTCCTACGTCGTCTATGGGCCGCTGGCGGCGGGCGCGACGGTGCTGATGTATGAGGGCGCGCCCGACTGGCCGAAGCCCGACCGTTTCTGGCGGATCATCGAAAAATATCGCGTGAACATCTTCTATACGTCGCCAACGGCGATCCGTGCGTTCATCCGGCAAGGAGACGACTGGCCGAACGGGCGTGACTTGTCGTCGCTGCGGCTGCTCGGGACGGTGGGCGAGCCCATCAATCCGGCGGCGTGGCTGTGGTACTGGAAGACGATCGGCAAGGAACGGTGTCCCATCGTGGACACGTGGTGGCAGACCGAGACCGGCGGCATCATGATCTCGCCCTTGCCCGGGGCCACGCCGATGAAGCCGGGTTCGGCAACGCGTCCGCTGCCGGGCGTGGTGCTCGAACTGTTGGATGAGCACGGCAAGGTGCTCGACCAAGGCAAAGGCTTTCTCACCATCGTGAAGCCGTGGCCGGGCATGCTACGCACGCTCTACAACGACCCTGAGAGATTCAAGCAGAACTACTGGTCGCAATATCCCGGGCGCTACTTCACCGGTGACACCGCGGTGCGCGATGACGATGGCTACATCTGGGTGCTGGGCCGGAACGACGACGTGATCAAGGTCAGTGGACATCGCATCTCGGGAGTGGAGATCGAGAGCGCGCTGGTGGCGCACAAAGGCGTAGCCGAGGCGGCGGTGGTGGGCGCAGCGCACGAGATCAAGGGTGAAAGTATCCATGCCTTCGTCACGCTGAAGGCGAGCACGCAACATAGCGCGGAACCCAGCGCGCAACCCAGCGACGCCATGGCGCAGGAGCTGAGCGACTGGATCGTGAAAGAGATCGGGTCGTTGGCGCGGCCGGAGCGGATCCACTTCGTCACCGCGCTGCCCAAGACGCGCAGCGGGAAGATCATGCGACGGCTGATGCGCGAGATCGTGACCTCACACACCGTCGCCGGCGACACCAGCACGCTCGAGGATTACAGCGTGGTGGTGCAGCTCAGCCAACAAGGCAAAGACGAAGACGAGATCCTGGGCAAGACCCGAGAGACAAAAGAGACAACGAAGTAGTCCGAAGGAGGCGTTATGGCACGCGTCACGCAACTTCGCGTTCAGGCCCCGCACTTGCCCGGCACGCTGGCGCAGATCTGCACCGAACTGGCGAAGGTCGCGGTGAACATCAACGGCATCATGGCCGCGCCGGAGCAGCCCGAGGGCATCCGCCTGCTCGCAACGCCGCTGGCGACCGCGCGCAAGACGCTCGACCAGCTCGGCTTTGCGTACAAGGAAGAGGAAGCGATCGCGGTCCGCGTGAACGACCGGCCGGGCGCGCTTGGCCGCGTGACGCGTAAATTGGCCGACGCCGGCATCAATGTGACCTATGCCTACGGCTCGATCGTGAAGGGCGAGGCGCGCGCGCTGATCGTGATCGGCGTCTCTGACATCGCCAAGGCCGACAAGCTGGTTTAAGGCAAGCAGGTTTAAGGTAAGCAGGCGTAGGGCGCCGGTAATCAGTAGATCGCGTCGAGCACTTCGATGACGTGCTGCACGCGGATCGGCATGCCACGGCGCGCGGCGCCGGCGCGGAGCTGCAACATGCAGCCGGTGTTGGCGGTGACGAGCACGTCCACGCCGGTCGCGGCAACGTCGTTCATCTTGGCTTCAAGGATCTCGTTGGCGAGCTTTTGCTCGACCACGTTGTAAACCCCTGCCGAACCGCAGCAGTAATCTGGATGCTGCATCTCGACCAGCTCCACGCCGGTCGCGCGCAATAGTTCGCGCGGCGCCGAGCGTATCTTCTGCGCGTGCGCCAAGTGGCACGGATCCTGGTAGGTCGCCTTCACGCCCGCCGCGGCGGGCGTGGAGGGGGGCCGTAACCCGATCTCCGCGAGATATTCGGTGACGTCGCGGACTTTTTTTACGAACAGCTCCGTTCTTACGGACTCCGTGGCGGCGCCTGCGCTCTCCGGATCATCGGCAAGCAGATCGGCGTAATCCTTCATCGCCGAGCCACAGCCGGCGGCGTTGGTGAGAATAGCGTCGGCGCCGCACTCGGCATCGAGAAATATGCGGACGTTGTGGCGCGCCAGGGCGCGCGCCTCTTCGCGGCGTCCGGCGTGGGCGTGCAGGGCGCCGCAGCATCCCTGGCCCTCCGGCATGATGACCTCGAGGCCGTTGGCCTGGAGCACGCGGATGGTGGCGCGGTTCAGCGCGTCGAAGGCGACGCTGCCCACGCATCCGGCGAGCAGCGCGACGCGGCCACGGCGCTCGCCGCGCGCCGGAAACACGGTGCCAAAGTCTTCAAAGCTGAAATGTTCACTGACCTTGGGCGCGAGCGCTTCGAGCTCCGCGACGCCGAAGAGCTTGAGCAGTCCACTGCCGCGGACGGCGCCCGCGAGCCACGAATGTTGATACCAGCGCAGGCGTCGCGCCCATTTCGCGAGCCGTTTGTAATCCGCGAGTAAGCGGCCGTAGACGAAGTTGCGCATCCAGCTCGCGAGCAGCGGGCGGCGGTAGTGCTGCTCGATCTGCGCGCGCGCGCGCTCGACGATGTGTCCGTAGGGCACGCCGGAAGGGCATGCGGTCTGGCAAGCAAGGCACCCAAGGCAGCGATCGATATGGGTGACGAAGGAATCGCCGATGGGCAGGCGGCCTTCATCGGCGAGCAGGACCTGATAGATGCGTCCGCGCGGGGAATCCATCTCGGTGCCGAGCACGCGGTACGTAGGACACTGCTGCAGGCAGAGTCCGCAGTGGATGCACGTGGAGTAGAGCTCCCAGGTGGGACGGTCGTGCGCGGAGAAATTGGATCCGGGCGGCGCGGCGAATTTTGTTTCGGCCGTCACAGCAGGAACCGTCCGCGATTCAGGATCTCCGCCGGATCGAGCGCGCGCCGCACCGCGAGCATCATGCTGCGGTCGGTGGGCGTCGAGCCCCAAACGTCGAAGTGTGTCTTGGCTTCGATGGGACAGCGCAGGACATAAGCCGAACAGTGGGCGGAGTTCTCCGGCGGCAGTGCGCCGCGGATGGCGGAGGCCGCGTTGGCATACTGCATCGCCGCGGGCGGATCGACGGATAGCGGGATAACGGCGACGGTGAGCGAGCCGAGCGTAGCGCGTCCGACGGCGGCGAACATCGAATTCTGCTCCAGCGCAGCGCGCTCGGCGCCGGCGAGCGCGGCTTCGACGGCGCGCGCGGGCACGCTGAGCTGCATCAGCATCGCGTTGCGGTGGCGCGCGGTGACGTTCGCTTCAAAGCGGTGCTGGCCGCGCCAGAAGGCTTCCTCTTCCCTGCCGGTCAGTTCGCGTGCGGCGGCGAGTTCGCCAAGCTCACGACGATAGCGCGCGAGCACGGCATCGGAACCGGCGGCGGTGAGCACGATGCGCCACGCCGTCTCCGGCACAGCGACGGGCGCGGCGGGATGGTAGTGGTCGGGATCGCGCGGTTCGGCGGATGCTTCGGCATGAGCGGCCACATATTCCATCGCACGCGGCGAGACGAGCTCGAAGCGGATGGGCGTGAGCGCGGAGCTTGCGACGCGGTCGCGGAAGGCGATGGCCGCAGCGAGCGATGGAAACTCGCAGACGAAGGTAGCCGTCTGCCGCGGGCGGGGCGAGACTTTGAAGCTGGCGCCGGTG
The DNA window shown above is from Acidobacteriota bacterium and carries:
- the acs gene encoding acetate--CoA ligase; the protein is MDDQKLFPPPKHFTEQAHIRSLAEYERMYAAAAADPEKFWAEQAAQLDWSQRWSKVLDWSDPPFAKWFVGGTLNASYNCIDRHLSTWRRNKAAILWEGENFEQRTLTYQELHRKVAKLANAMKRLGLKQGDRSIIYMPMVPEAAVAMLACARLGIPHSVVFGGFSAEALKTRINDLEAAVVLTADASLRRGKEVLLKQNVDEALTECPSVKHVIVYKRLGRMVEMRDGRDHWWDDLTLGVPEVCAAEPMDSEHPLYVLYTSGTTGKPKGVVHTTGGYMTQVLATMRWVFDLKDEDVYWCTADVGWVTGHSYVVYGPLAAGATVLMYEGAPDWPKPDRFWRIIEKYRVNIFYTSPTAIRAFIRQGDDWPNGRDLSSLRLLGTVGEPINPAAWLWYWKTIGKERCPIVDTWWQTETGGIMISPLPGATPMKPGSATRPLPGVVLELLDEHGKVLDQGKGFLTIVKPWPGMLRTLYNDPERFKQNYWSQYPGRYFTGDTAVRDDDGYIWVLGRNDDVIKVSGHRISGVEIESALVAHKGVAEAAVVGAAHEIKGESIHAFVTLKASTQHSAEPSAQPSDAMAQELSDWIVKEIGSLARPERIHFVTALPKTRSGKIMRRLMREIVTSHTVAGDTSTLEDYSVVVQLSQQGKDEDEILGKTRETKETTK
- a CDS encoding ACT domain-containing protein, producing the protein MARVTQLRVQAPHLPGTLAQICTELAKVAVNINGIMAAPEQPEGIRLLATPLATARKTLDQLGFAYKEEEAIAVRVNDRPGALGRVTRKLADAGINVTYAYGSIVKGEARALIVIGVSDIAKADKLV
- a CDS encoding heterodisulfide reductase-related iron-sulfur binding cluster; this encodes MTAETKFAAPPGSNFSAHDRPTWELYSTCIHCGLCLQQCPTYRVLGTEMDSPRGRIYQVLLADEGRLPIGDSFVTHIDRCLGCLACQTACPSGVPYGHIVERARAQIEQHYRRPLLASWMRNFVYGRLLADYKRLAKWARRLRWYQHSWLAGAVRGSGLLKLFGVAELEALAPKVSEHFSFEDFGTVFPARGERRGRVALLAGCVGSVAFDALNRATIRVLQANGLEVIMPEGQGCCGALHAHAGRREEARALARHNVRIFLDAECGADAILTNAAGCGSAMKDYADLLADDPESAGAATESVRTELFVKKVRDVTEYLAEIGLRPPSTPAAAGVKATYQDPCHLAHAQKIRSAPRELLRATGVELVEMQHPDYCCGSAGVYNVVEQKLANEILEAKMNDVAATGVDVLVTANTGCMLQLRAGAARRGMPIRVQHVIEVLDAIY
- a CDS encoding FAD-binding oxidoreductase, with the protein product MSSAATAASVFDELAAIVGVQNLSDEVPELITFDIQGTQPAIRVSPATPEEVAAILRVVAARGLAVAISGGFTRQHIGNPPERAEILLDTSRLIALEHYDAGDLTFGVGAGATLASIEQRLAEHSQFLPLDVAERERTTIGGLLATNTSAPLRHGYGGLRDYCIGVRFVTGDGAIAKGGGRVVKNVAGFDLMKLMIGSFGTLGVITGASFKVSPRPRQTATFVCEFPSLAAAIAFRDRVASSALTPIRFELVSPRAMEYVAAHAEASAEPRDPDHYHPAAPVAVPETAWRIVLTAAGSDAVLARYRRELGELAAARELTGREEEAFWRGQHRFEANVTARHRNAMLMQLSVPARAVEAALAGAERAALEQNSMFAAVGRATLGSLTVAVIPLSVDPPAAMQYANAASAIRGALPPENSAHCSAYVLRCPIEAKTHFDVWGSTPTDRSMMLAVRRALDPAEILNRGRFLL